The Elusimicrobiota bacterium genome contains the following window.
ACGTACTCGACGGTCTTCTCGGACACCGGGCCGGAGAACACGTCCTGGATGAAGACGACGCGCGGGTAGAGCTGCGCGAGCGGGGCGCCGTTATGGGCAAAGGGGACCGAGGCGTCCTCTCCCTCGACCGCGCCGCTGCCGGCGCCGCCATCGAAGGCCTTATCGGCGGCTTCCTTGGCCTGGTCCTGGTTCTTGGGCAGGTTCTCGTCGCCGATCGCGGCGGCGAGGCTGCGGGCCGAGGCGAGGGCGTTGACCGGCTCGGCCTTGACGGGCGCGGCGGCGGGAGAGGCGACGGCCTTCGCGGGGGCGAGGGCGATCGGGGCGCTCAGGGCCGGCGTCAGGGCGCTCGGGGCGGCCAGGGCGGGGGCCAGGGACGGCGTCAGGCTTCCCTGTATAGAGGAAACCCCGCCGGTGAGGGCGGGGTTGATCGCGGAAGGCGAGCCGGTAAGGGCTCCGCCCGCGGGCGCATGGACGCCCGCTCCGCCGATGCCGCCGCGCACGACTTGCGCGAAAGCCGGCGCGGAAGAGCCGCTCAAGATCACAGAACAACAAAAGATGGACAGAACTTTCTTCGTCATTTTTCTCTTCACGATATCCCCGTGCATCGTTCGAGTCTCTTGCGTCCTGGCCGCCATAGTATCACAGGCCCCTGAACGACCCCGCGGGTCGAAGGTCCCGAAAACGCGAGGGCAATGGTCCCAAAATTTCCTGGGCCCAGGATCCCGCGCGGCTCATCAAATGTCTCTCCGCCCGACGGGGCCAAGAGGGGTCCGGTCCAGCGACTTGATCGCCTCGAGCACCAGCATGTACGCGTTCTTGTAGTGCTTCAGGCTGAACGCGGCCATCGTGTCGCGCTCGGAATGGATGATGTCGAAGATCACGTCCTGCGACGCGCCGTAGAGGGTGATTGCGGGGATGCCCGCGTCGCGGAAGGTGGAGGAGTCGGCGTCGCCGCCGTTGAGGTAGTCCTCCTTGCTCGCGTGCCCGCTGTCGCGCGAGACCTGCGCGAAGCGGTCGAGCAGCGCGCGGGTGGAGTTGTTCTTCCAGGTGAAGGTGCCGTCCACCGCGAGCGTGTCGAGGTTGATCATCGCGTCGATCTTCGCGCGCTTGGACTTGTCGAGGGACTTCACGTACGCCTGAGAGCCGTACAGGCCCTCTTCCTCGCGGGCGAAGGCGACGAAGACGAGCGTGGCGTCGGTCTCGACGCCGTTCATCGCCTGGTAGAGGTTGGCGACCATCGTGGCCCCCGTGCCGTTGTCGATCTTGCCCAGGCCCTCGCTGACCTTGTCGTAGTGGCCGCCGATGACGATCACGCGGTCGGTCTTGCCCTTCTTGGTCACGATGATGTTGTTGCGGCCGCGGCCGGCGTCCTGCAGGACGATGTCGGCGCCGGCGGCGCCGCCGAGCTTGAACAGGTCGATCATGAACTTCGCGCGCTCGGGGTTGGTCGAGGGCAGGCGGTCCATGCGTCCGTGCATGTCCTCGTCGCTCGGGATCGCGCCCTCGGGGCGCGTCCCGCGCTCGGACTCGGAACGGCGCAGGGCCGTGAAGCGGCGGCGGGCCTCTTGGACGAAAGAATCGGAGGATGGAGCGCTGGGAACGGAGACGGCGTCGGGAGTCGAAGCCGCCTTGAGCCCGTCGAACGCGGCGCCGAGAGCCGGAGCTTGGCTGCGTCCTTCGGACGCAGCCGCGGAGAGAGTGCCGGACAACGTTTTTGCCGCGCGGAGCGCGGCGGGGGCCGCGGCCGCGACCGGCAACGGATGGAGCGCGGCGGGGACGAGCGCATTAATAGGAGTCGGGGCGATCGCGGGGGCGGCCAGAAGCGGGGTCAACGACAACGGCGACAAAGTCGGGATCGACAGATTGCCGCCGAGCGCGGGAGCCCCGGGAACGATCAAGGTCGGGGCGCCGACGGGCATACGCGGCGCGACGACGGTGCCGACGGTCTGCGCGGACGCGGACCCGGCCAGGATCAGGGAGAGGAGTGCGGCGATAGAGGCATCTCGGCGTTTCATGACCCGAGTCTACCACCCCCCGGGAACCCCCCCGAGGTCCTAAGGGCCCGTTTTCACGACGGGAAAAGGCCTAGGGTTTGCGGGCGAGAAGGCCCAGAACGGCGCGCGTTCAGCGCGTCAGCAGGGGCAGGACGTACAGGATGAGGCAGTTGTTGACGACGTGGCAGGCGATCGTCGCCGAGACGGACCGCGTCCGGCGATAGATCAGGGCGAGCGCCAGGCCGAGGATCCAGATGGCGGGCGAGCTCAACGAGCCGGGATGCTCGGTGACGAAGAGCAAAGTGGCCGCGAGCATGCCCGCGTAGGGCACGGCCTCGTCGAGGCCCTGCTGAAGGAGGCCCCGGAAATAGATCTCCTCGACGACCGGCGAGAACACGGCGAGGCCGAAGCCCAGGGCCAGGTGCGCCCCCGGGCCCGGCGCGCCCTGGAGGTAGGTCGCGACCGTCGTGCTCGACGCGGCCGCCTGGGGAAAGAAGCGGTGGACGATCAGGGCGTTGACGCCCGCGACCAAGACGCCGATCCCGGCGCCGGCCAAGACCGCGCCGCGCGGCCACGCGAGAGGGAAAGCCCGGCTCCGGTCGAGCCTCAGGAGGCCCGCCGCCAGCCAGGCCAGGACGACCATCATCCCCCCGTCGCAGGCCATCGCGACCAAGGCCCGGGACTGCTCCGACGGCCCGGCCCCGGCGACGGCGAGCACCCCGCGCGTGAGGAAGAGCATGCACGGGACGCGCACCGCGATCACGCCCGCTATCCCCAGGATGACGGCCGCGGATCTTCTCATCGGCTAAGCCCGGAAGCGAAGGAGAAAGCCCGCCGCGAAGACGAGGAGGAACGCGCCCGCGGCGGCGCCCGCCGCTCCGGCCGCGCGGTGACCGAAGAACGCGCCGACGCCGGCGCTCGCGCCGGCGGCGAGGATCCGCAACGATCTTTTATCGATATCCATGGTTCATCCCGGGACGGCCGCCGGGAGGACGAGCCTCCCGGCGGCGCATCGCCTATATCTTATTTCTTTGGATACCGGGCTTCGGCGTCTTTCTGAGCCTGGGTTCCCTGACGCAGCTTCTCGTCGTTGCGATCGCGGAGCCTGTCGCCGAGCTTGTCCATCCCCGAGTTGAACTTATCCTCGGCCTTGCTGCCGGCGAGGCCGCCGAGACCCGCGCCCACGGAACCGGCGCCCGGGACTCCCGTCATCTCGCCCGCCGCGCCGCCGGCGATCGCGCCGGCCGCCGCGCCCTTCTCGCCGACGAGGATCAGGCGGGCTCCCTTCTTGGGGTCGTACGGCTTCAGGGCGGCGACACCCGACGGGGCCGCGCCCCAGGCGCCGGCCGTGACCGCGCCGGCGTCGGACTCGCGGGACTGAACGGCGTCGAAGAGGCCGTTCAAGGCCGCGCCCTTGGCGGACATGTCGTCGCCGCCGAGAACGCCGCTCAGTTCCTTCATACGATCGGTGCGCCAAGGCAGCGGCCGCGGTTCGCGGGCGTCGTCCTCGACGCAGATGTAGCGTCCCTTGTACTCGTCGAAGACCCGGTGCGTGCCCTTGGGGCAGGAACCGGGACGAGGATAGGGCTGCGGGCAGTATTCTTCGCGGCAGCGGTCGTCGACGACGGCGGGCACGGACAACGCGCGCGACGGCGCGGCGGCGAGGATCATCGGCATCAGGAAGACGAACGACATCAGGGATTTCATCGGCTTACACCTCCGGTTTCAACGTCTGCGCCGGGACATGCCCGGCAGAGACATGATAGGCGCGGAGGCGACGAGCCCGCTCGCCGGATTTTCTTCCGGCTCACGACCGCTCACGAGTCGTGATTTCACGAGGGGAAAGGCCCCGATCCGGGGCTCACGAACGCCCGATTTTAA
Protein-coding sequences here:
- a CDS encoding M28 family peptidase, producing MKRRDASIAALLSLILAGSASAQTVGTVVAPRMPVGAPTLIVPGAPALGGNLSIPTLSPLSLTPLLAAPAIAPTPINALVPAALHPLPVAAAAPAALRAAKTLSGTLSAAASEGRSQAPALGAAFDGLKAASTPDAVSVPSAPSSDSFVQEARRRFTALRRSESERGTRPEGAIPSDEDMHGRMDRLPSTNPERAKFMIDLFKLGGAAGADIVLQDAGRGRNNIIVTKKGKTDRVIVIGGHYDKVSEGLGKIDNGTGATMVANLYQAMNGVETDATLVFVAFAREEEGLYGSQAYVKSLDKSKRAKIDAMINLDTLAVDGTFTWKNNSTRALLDRFAQVSRDSGHASKEDYLNGGDADSSTFRDAGIPAITLYGASQDVIFDIIHSERDTMAAFSLKHYKNAYMLVLEAIKSLDRTPLGPVGRRDI
- a CDS encoding CPBP family intramembrane metalloprotease, encoding MRRSAAVILGIAGVIAVRVPCMLFLTRGVLAVAGAGPSEQSRALVAMACDGGMMVVLAWLAAGLLRLDRSRAFPLAWPRGAVLAGAGIGVLVAGVNALIVHRFFPQAAASSTTVATYLQGAPGPGAHLALGFGLAVFSPVVEEIYFRGLLQQGLDEAVPYAGMLAATLLFVTEHPGSLSSPAIWILGLALALIYRRTRSVSATIACHVVNNCLILYVLPLLTR